From Aspergillus luchuensis IFO 4308 DNA, chromosome 2, nearly complete sequence:
AGAAGCCAGCAAGGAACCCGGCTGGGCTCTTCAGACAGGCACCGAAGACGATCAGATTCTCCAGCGACTGACAGGCATGGGATTCCCCAGGGAAGAATCCCTCTCAGCTCTGGAGAAGTTCGACTACAACCTTGACAAGGTATATTATCAAACTATCAATAGAGGAAGCTTCCGTGCTAACTGCTTATCATAGGCCGTAGACCACCTGACTTCCAAGTCTTGATTTGCATCCATAGCCTCTTCTATTTTTCGATCAGTGCAcatatctttttattctatGAGCCCTTCACTCGCTCCAAATGTTTCCTTCCCCCTTAATTCCTCCCACCTTACGTCCCCTTCCttactttccttttccttgacTCATACGTGATCCAGCTtgcatgttgttgttgctgcaatGTATATCCCTTTTCTTTCAGCGGTGTGCGCCTTACCCACATCACAGTCAACTATATTATGACCTACActtatcatcatcgcccCGTGTAATTTAGGAACACAATTATTGGATTATATATGAAAGAAGAAACGAAGTGCAGAAGGACAGTGGATTCATAAAGGAAGCAACGACCAAGGCCAGGGTAGAGCGGCCGGGGGCAATTACTATGTCTGTATACTGTACCTTTTGATTTGCTTTTTCGCGCCTTCCTTGTtttgtatttattatattgcATAGCTCATGTCTGGCAAAGTAATCCGTAATACGATACTGTCATTGCTCAAAGTGAAACAACAGTTCAATTGCTCGAGAATTGTTCCATAGcattatctatttaattactatCTGAAACGAGCCGTCTGATCGCTAGGGAATTTAGGTTTGGTCCGAGCTCCTTTGCCcaggtgtggatgtgggtcTGACATTGACAACAGAATGGACATGCCAATATAGAGTAGTCTACATGTGATGCGGGTCATGAAGAGAGTGCATGGAGCTTGCTTGCATGTGATAGTTAGTGTCTAGTTGATAGTGGTTTGTGAATACGATATGTCATAAGAGACGTATCATAATTGTATTGGTATCCTTCATTCTCCTGTTGCAAACACAGCGCAGCggattagataatatatatccagccaGCAAGGAATATCAAACTTTTTAGGGCCTAGCCTTGATCAGCAGTATTGATTGGTCACGATTTAACTCGGCTTACAATCATTATAGGGAAACCTCGGACAGAAGATCCAAGCGATGTATACGTAGCTCCAAAAAGCGATACAATGGTCGATAGTAACGAACTAAGCCTCTAATGAATGCAGCGATCCGTAATCTGGACGCGGTGACAATATACATGAATTCAGACCACGGTATTTGTCTTGAAACCAAGATAAACCGAGTTCGACGCATCCAGCTAAAGGAGCACTACACACCACGGGTGACTTGACCACTCTCCATACCTTTCAGCGAGCTTGTCACATGCTGCGAAGATACACGTTGCATCATAACCactgtttattatattgagTCAGTCCATGTATGTGGTCGCAAAAGGTAAGGAGACATTCTTACTGAAATCTTCGATAGAACGTTGCTTAGCGGTTCTCACGGGACTCTTGCCATGCATAATGTTGTCGAAGCTCTTGGAGCCCTGTAGCAGATAATACAGACCACCCATTATGCAGAATACCCCAAAGGAGAAAACGTAGATGCGGAGGATTGTAGGCCACGAGGTTGGTCCACCAGCAAACCAGCCAAATACGCAGAAGCAGGTTGCCACGAGATCCACAGCTGCAATAGCTCCTATTAGTTTCCAGGATGGCCGTTTCGAAGCCCAAAAAGCCCCATCTGATCGGGTTATGAAGATGAGCCAGTTCTCTGTCAGCGAGATTTCCAGGAACAAAACCTCATCTCGCTTCCCGTAGTCTTGCATTATGCCACCATTTTCCCCAGCAGTAAGAATTGTAGTGAGAGTGATCCATGTGCCTACGGCGAGTACAATACCGAGAAGGATAGACATCCCCCAAAGTTTCGGAAGGTTCCATTTTACAGGAGTCTTAGAGAATGGAGCAGTGTCATAGGCAATCGCCAGCGTCGCAATATCGGCAAAGATGGCGATGAATACCACAAGCTGCAGGTTAAGGCTTTCGTTCCTGGTGGCTATCCAGAATCCCAGAAAGATCTCCAAGTGTAGCGAAAGTGCAATCCTATATACCACGTAAGCGTACATGCGGTGGAAGATCTGGCGCGAGGTCTTCAAAGCATCAATGATCGCAGACAAGCCGGGAGCGAGAAACACAATATCAGCCGCTGACCGCGCAGCATCTGAGGAACCTTCCACTGCAATTCCAGTATCAGCTTTCTTGAGTGATGGAGCGTCGTTGACTCCGTCGCCAGTCATGGCAACCAAATATCCGCGCTGTTGTAAGATGTCCACCACGTTGTACTTGTGCTCGGGGAAGACCTCTGCGAATCCATCGGCAGCTTCGACGAAGTCGTAAACTTCAGACCCGGACAttgttcctccaccaccgagcCCAAGGCGCTCTGCATTGTAGACATTTGTGCCCAATCCTAGCTGCCGTGAAGTTTCGCGCGCGATTCCGACAGCATCTCCAGTCAGCATTTTAATAGAAAGCCCCAGGGTCTGCGCTTCCTTGATAGTCTTTGCAGTATCATGTCGTGGAGGATCTGAACAAGGCATTATACCCAAGATCTCCCACGCGCCATCACCGCACTTCCGAGCCACGCCGAGCGAGCGGAACCCACGAGTTGCAAACTCTGCCACTTTGTTCTTGTATGTCTGTTCAATATCCTCCTCTATCTGATGATCCTGCTGGACTGTCTTCAGTACAAACAAAGGGGATCCCTTGACACAAGTGATTCGTTCACCCTGGGGAGATTGTACTACTGCCGTGACCTTTTTCGAGACCGGGTCAAATGGGGAGAAATCGAGCACCTTGAACTGCGGGAGCATCGTTTTGGCGTCTGGGTACTCGTTCAAGGCCTTGAAGAAAGCTCTGTCGATGGCATCCatacccttcttctttctggaaGCAGCTAAGCATGCTGTGAGCATAAGGTCCTCAGGATTGACTCCAGCTACCGTGTATGGCTCTGTCAATGATAGTTTATTCTTTGTCAACGTGCCGGTTTTGTCAGAACAAAGTATCTCGACTCCGGCGAGTGATTCAATGGCAGAGAGCTTCTGAACAATCgctcttttctttgccaGATATGCTGCACCAACGGCCATCGTGGTTGTAACGACAGCTGGCAAGCCTACCGGAACACCTATCATAGTGATGGCCAGGGTGAACTCAAGGATAGTTGTTGTGTTGTTTGAACGGTAGAATGACGATACCCAGACAACAATCAAGGTTATGacgacaaggacaaggaggacAATACTAATACCATGGAGGACTTCAGTGAAGTGACCGGTGCCTGTTGACGCAGCATTGACCAGCGCCGCAGCACGTCCTACAGATGTCCAGTTGCCAGTAGCTGTAATGAGAATTCGGGCGTAGCCGCGCTTCACGGTAGATGATGCGTAACATACATCTCCTTTGTGCTTGTCGACTGCCAGCGACTCGCCCGTCACAGAAGATTGATCGACTTGAATAGGTGAATTGGTCATCACTTTGCCATCTGCAGGGATTATAGTGCCCTGTGGGAATGATTAGAGACTGTAGGCAGTAAGCAACGCCACAGGATCGTTACCTCGTCGACTTTCACTATGTCTCCAGGGACCAGTTCAGCTGCATCGACATCTGCCATCTTGCCATCCCGCAACACAACAGCCCTGAGCGCTAGTGATTTCTTTAGCTCCTTGACAATAGACCCAGCCTGAAAATCCTGGACAAATCCCACAGACGCATTGAGCAAGAGGAGGCCACAGATAACCCCTAGGTCTACCCAGTCTCGGAGGTAAGCAGCTAATACGGCTGCAGCCTGCAAGCGTATATATtagcgaaaagaaaaatggtGGGAGGATCCTCATGTCGTAGTGTGCATACCTCCATAACAAACTGCACGGGTCCAACAAAGAATGACACGAATTTCAGTGCGaggttttctttctcctccttcatctcattGGAGCCAAATCTTTTGCGACGGAGGATTGCCTCAGTTTCATCAAGGCCTGTCATGGGATCTGTCTGAAGTAGGTTATCCGCGATAGGGCGGAGTCGACCGGTTTGATGGCTCTCCTGTGTATTTAGTTCCGCACCGCCATCCACGGACTCCAACTCAACGATGAGAGTGtcaatgtcttcttcttcttcttcaccttcatcGTTATGGATGTCGGCCGGTGCTTTCGCCTCTCTCgatatcttttcttcataCTCATGCTCGGTGTCCATGTCCTTGGGGTAAGTAAAGGACATCACAGTCGTAAATGGAATGCTTGAAGGCTATAATCAGGATCGCAGTAGTCACATATGAACGATAAGGGTCTTTGAGGATAGACTTAAAGGACCAGTTAGCCTATGACTGTGTAAGATATGGCATCCTCCAGAAAAATATGAAGAGAAAATGCCAATACTGGTATCGAACGAATAAATAGCAATAGTCATAGGACGGAAGGGACGTCGTCAGGAGCAATGGAATGCTATGATTGAATCCTAAAAAAGGCAAGTCCTAATCAATCGGGAGTAGTGGAAGGAACCACCAAGATGCGACCAGCGTTACTGTATGTGGCGACAATCAGTCTGACAAACGCTACTATAGACTGATAGAGCGCTTAAGCCCAAAGAAAGTAACAGCAACATCATGCTGATGACGCTAGTAgtgctactactagtaatgcttagtagtactagaaaTGCCTGTTCCATTTCGGTCtgttaaaataaatattgtAGTAACAAGAACAAGTGATGCTAGAAGTATCAACCCCAATCAAGTTAGCACATTGATAACAAGAAACTCTCCAAGTATAGTGACAGCCTAGTAAAGTGATGAGTTACCCGAGTGATATCTTCTCTTTGTCAAGATCAGAGTGAAGAACAGAACCGAGAAAGATGAAGGTATACAAAGAGGAGAGACAGGGAAGGGACCAATGGGGACCATTAGATTACATAATCCAGCACCCGACGTCATGTCAGTTTCATTTGATGGCTCTCTTGCGATGGAGAACTTTACGTTGGCAGAGTCTTACTGATCAACACGGTGCCTGATCCTTAGTTAACCCAGACTGCTCGCCAGCTGTGAAGAAGTTGATCGCGACTGTTGCAGGTGAGGAAGGTGAGAGCCGTGCTGTTTCTAGTGTGTTGCGCATGATGAGCAGGATCACGGTCAAGTGATCTGCACCGACCACCGACTTCGAAACTAGAATGCGTCAACCCTGAGACGCGCCCCTCATCAAAACTATAATACGCACCCTCTATTCTTATCTGATCACTTCTTAACCAGAAAAATGAATAGGGAGATTCCAGGGTTCTACTATGGTAAATGACGTGGTTCTATCTTCATCCGGTGCATTGATCATTGACCGCTCAATAGAccccgaaaagaaaaagtactTCAAGATCCAGGCCAATCACAAGGCCACTCCAGGGTCGCAATACACCCAAGATACGGTCAAGCGGAAGCGCGTAGACCAGGAGGTAGGTGTTCACCCTTTTCAGGTTCCCCCATAACCTACTTACCTTTTAGTAGAAGCGCCAAAGGAAAATCCATCTGACGAAAAGAGCCACGAAAGAGAAAATCAAAAGGGCCGCTTTTCTGTCAAACCCTCTACTGGGAGTGCAGAGGGAGATTGGTTCTGAACTTGTATCTTCCAGCATCCGACAAGAGCAGAGGAGCGTGATTTACGCAAGCCAGCTTCGTCGAAACCAACTTCACCAATTCGAGCCGTGGCCTGATGAGTATACCATCAAGCATGTGCTGCGCAACAAGCGCTCAGGCATCTTGATAGCCAGTAAGCTGTTCCCTCCGTATAGATTATTTCACCGATACAATCTAACAACTCAAAAGGTGGCCATCGTGGTGGTGAATCGTCTGTTTCGTAAGCTCAACCTTCCGTCCTGCGCGGTCGTGTATCCGGCAAGCTAACCGCCAACCAAGGGTATGCTTCCCGGATTGCGACCAAGATAAATGGACATATAATCGCACGATGGAGCGCGTCCTTTTCAAAGAGCCATACAGAGTATATTTACCAGCACCCGTCCTTATCACAAACACACACTAACTCGCTCCCTGCAGCTTTCCTCCGTCTCACTAAGCCACACCGGCTACCTACTGTACGAATCAAGGACACCATCCCCCATCCTGTGATTGCTAGATAGCTGACAGGATTAGGGCGACGATGGATAGCGGTCCAGCCGGCGATTCATTCCTGGCGCCGCGAATGCTGCCCGATCCCGACGAAGGTGGAGATTACCGGTGGCCCACGTCGTGTACGTACCTAGATAGCAAGCCCACACTTTCAGTCGTTGCACCACAACGATCAAGCTTGCTAACTTGCGACCTATTACGATCCAGTTTACCATCCAATCCGTCTCcgcacatcatcatccctaTGGTGTTCGTCCGCTTGCCCAACCGGGGAGATGCCGCTCTTCGCCGTCGGGACCTCGGACGGACTATACACACTAGAGGGATTTGGCAGCTACTGGGCATTGTCGAAGAAGTCCTTCCCGAACGACATACTAACAGGAAAACC
This genomic window contains:
- the PMA1 gene encoding plasma-membrane proton-efflux P-type ATPase (COG:P;~EggNog:ENOG410PFW2;~InterPro:IPR018303,IPR023298,IPR023299,IPR001757, IPR004014,IPR036412,IPR006534,IPR008250,IPR023214;~PFAM:PF00122,PF00690,PF00702;~TransMembrane:10 (i108-134o140-159i290-309o321-349i683-706o712-733i754-776o791-811i823-844o856-874i);~go_component: GO:0016021 - integral component of membrane [Evidence IEA];~go_function: GO:0000166 - nucleotide binding [Evidence IEA];~go_function: GO:0008553 - proton-exporting ATPase activity, phosphorylative mechanism [Evidence IEA];~go_process: GO:0120029 - proton export across plasma membrane [Evidence IEA]): MSFTYPKDMDTEHEYEEKISREAKAPADIHNDEGEEEEEDIDTLIVELESVDGGAELNTQESHQTGRLRPIADNLLQTDPMTGLDETEAILRRKRFGSNEMKEEKENLALKFVSFFVGPVQFVMEAAAVLAAYLRDWVDLGVICGLLLLNASVGFVQDFQAGSIVKELKKSLALRAVVLRDGKMADVDAAELVPGDIVKVDEGTIIPADGKVMTNSPIQVDQSSVTGESLAVDKHKGDVCYASSTVKRGYARILITATGNWTSVGRAAALVNAASTGTGHFTEVLHGISIVLLVLVVITLIVVWVSSFYRSNNTTTILEFTLAITMIGVPVGLPAVVTTTMAVGAAYLAKKRAIVQKLSAIESLAGVEILCSDKTGTLTKNKLSLTEPYTVAGVNPEDLMLTACLAASRKKKGMDAIDRAFFKALNEYPDAKTMLPQFKVLDFSPFDPVSKKVTAVVQSPQGERITCVKGSPLFVLKTVQQDHQIEEDIEQTYKNKVAEFATRGFRSLGVARKCGDGAWEILGIMPCSDPPRHDTAKTIKEAQTLGLSIKMLTGDAVGIARETSRQLGLGTNVYNAERLGLGGGGTMSGSEVYDFVEAADGFAEVFPEHKYNVVDILQQRGYLVAMTGDGVNDAPSLKKADTGIAVEGSSDAARSAADIVFLAPGLSAIIDALKTSRQIFHRMYAYVVYRIALSLHLEIFLGFWIATRNESLNLQLVVFIAIFADIATLAIAYDTAPFSKTPVKWNLPKLWGMSILLGIVLAVGTWITLTTILTAGENGGIMQDYGKRDEVLFLEISLTENWLIFITRSDGAFWASKRPSWKLIGAIAAVDLVATCFCVFGWFAGGPTSWPTILRIYVFSFGVFCIMGGLYYLLQGSKSFDNIMHGKSPVRTAKQRSIEDFMVMMQRVSSQHVTSSLKGMESGQVTRGV
- a CDS encoding uncharacterized protein (COG:S;~EggNog:ENOG410PSGD;~InterPro:IPR015943,IPR036322;~go_function: GO:0005515 - protein binding [Evidence IEA]), encoding MNREIPGFYYDPEKKKYFKIQANHKATPGSQYTQDTVKRKRVDQEKRQRKIHLTKRATKEKIKRAAFLSNPLLGVQREIGSELVSSSIRQEQRSVIYASQLRRNQLHQFEPWPDEYTIKHVLRNKRSGILIASGHRGGESSVSVCFPDCDQDKWTYNRTMERVLFKEPYRLSSVSLSHTGYLLATMDSGPAGDSFLAPRMLPDPDEGGDYRWPTSFYHPIRLRTSSSLWCSSACPTGEMPLFAVGTSDGLYTLEGFGSYWALSKKSFPNDILTGKPILHRRVESSHAIVTSVEWLSSDVIAAGLKDSAIFLHDLRSGGSATRLQHPHAVTKMRRVDPYRIVVAGINSLQMYDIRYPANGLQRNPQPNKKHHTSTKPYLTFADYSPEGIPDFDISLELGLLASASDERKIQLFSLRTGSQVSSPLSGYQYANPISSVCFEPGDGSLHGPQTPSLLVCAQATVDEWIWSNTPKTK